A genome region from Flavobacterium sp. includes the following:
- a CDS encoding bacteriocin → MKIIEKLGAQKLSKQELKQINGGNAPECYGIACIVGFDETRKPIWECFPSGTKCPPRG, encoded by the coding sequence ATGAAAATTATTGAAAAATTAGGAGCTCAAAAATTATCTAAACAAGAACTTAAACAAATCAATGGAGGAAATGCTCCAGAGTGCTATGGCATAGCTTGTATCGTTGGATTTGATGAAACCAGAAAACCTATTTGGGAATGTTTTCCTTCAGGAACTAAATGTCCGCCAAGAGGCTAA
- a CDS encoding OmpH family outer membrane protein, producing the protein MMKQIKTLLIAAILILGASNTMNAQAKVAHVDVSEIMSKMPAMLDAQNQLQKLSGTYDAEYKKMVDEYQTKIKKYEAEAATVTEAVNGDRSKEVQDMQKRIVDYRDNAQKELQQKETDIVKPLMEKVRASIQKVGKAKGFQYVLDGSTLLLADGPNITADVKKDLGF; encoded by the coding sequence ATGATGAAACAAATCAAAACTTTACTAATTGCTGCAATACTTATTTTAGGAGCAAGTAATACAATGAACGCACAGGCGAAGGTTGCCCATGTTGATGTTAGCGAGATCATGTCGAAAATGCCTGCTATGTTAGATGCTCAAAATCAACTGCAAAAATTAAGTGGTACATATGATGCTGAATACAAAAAAATGGTTGATGAATATCAAACTAAAATCAAAAAGTATGAAGCAGAAGCTGCAACTGTAACTGAAGCTGTAAACGGAGATCGTTCTAAAGAAGTTCAGGATATGCAAAAAAGAATTGTTGATTACAGAGACAATGCTCAAAAAGAACTTCAACAAAAAGAAACTGATATAGTAAAACCATTAATGGAAAAAGTAAGAGCTTCTATCCAAAAAGTTGGAAAAGCTAAAGGTTTTCAATATGTTTTAGATGGTTCTACTCTTTTATTAGCTGATGGTCCAAACATTACTGCTGATGTGAAAAAAGATTTAGGATTCTAA